ACAGAATTCCGTTGTTTGCTACAATTCCTACTTCGTAGCCATGTATGTTAGCAAAGCCCTGTTGGTCCTATTTCAGCAAGGACTCGGTAAATAAGATCGAAACGAACCGTGATCATAGTGGTCCCATACTCCTTTTTAAATTCTCTGAATCGGCTTCCATCAACAATGCGAGCGATGACATCCCTCATGTCGAAAGGTTGACGAACATCGGTGCCAACAATACCATGTAGATCTGATGAAGGATAAAGTGGGTCTTCAGGTGTAGCAGCGGGCTAAGCTTGACTGTCAGTAACAGTCTGTACGATTGAAAATAAGTAGCCAAGGCCCATGTCTTACGGGTGATATTGTTCTACCAGCATTTCCAAGATCGCCAACGACACCTCTGGCAATAGCAAGGGCATGCTCATCGTCGCGAGCTAGGTGATCAGTCACACCACTTTCAGTTGAATGCATTAATCCTCCTCCAAGGGTTTCGGCATCGACATTTTCTCCCGTAGCTGCTTTGACGAGCGGAGGTCCAGCCAGAAAGATGTGTCCTTGATTGTGCACAATGATGTTCTCATCCGCCATTGCAGGGACATAAGCTCCACCTGAAAAAGCAGGAATGAGTTCCAAATTGAGAACTTGAAAGCAAGGTAAACGCACCAGCAACAGACATTCCATGTACTACTGCAATTTGTGGAATCCCCAGAGCAGACATTTGGGCCTGTTAAACATAAGGTGTTTTAATGATTTAGTGCTAGTTGCAATTGCCACGTTCGAACCATGTTGTAAAATATCCTTCCAAAGTGTTCCTTATCAGGGAAAACATTAGCCTGGTATGGGAGGGCAGCGCCTCCACTTTCCACTGGATTGTAGACCAAGTTCAGTGAATGGTCGGTGACGCGTGTGCGATACCACACAACTGACCGACATAGACACAAGGAAGCCCATTCTCCCGGGCGATTTCTTGAGCGCGTAAATGCTTCTTCACCGTCAGTGGGTAATATGATCCACCCTTGACTGTCGCGTCGTTAACAACAATAACGCATTCCCTCCCTGATATACGACCAATGCCAGTTATTATTCCTGCTCCAGGTATTGATTGGCCAGGGTATACATCATGGGCAGCCAAAGGTGAAAGTTCAAGAAATGGGGAACCCGGATCTAATATAGTATTCAATCTAGAGTATCAAGCATTGTGAGCGCCGCAACCGCATTCTAAGGGGCCAACCGCAAAGATACAGGCACTCTACTGACCGTTCGCGAGGCAGGAGCTTGCCTTTGCTTTTCATCCTCTCAGCAGCCTTGGGACCACCTCCCAGACGAGCTGCCTGCGTCTTTTCTTCCAAGTCTCTGACCAGCTCATCCATAGCTGCAGATTTAGCCTGGAATTCCGGTGTTGATTTCGATATCAGTGACGGGAGGACTGATGCATGGTATGACCTTCGTGTACGGGTTACACTTCCCCACACCGACTTTCTGAGCAGGCTTCGCATGACAAGTAAGTAGATTTCGAGGTTATTTCTTAAAAGCAATGAGATATGGGTATCTAAGCGTGGTAAACTGGAGTAGTAGTGGAACAAATGAACGGGAGACCCAGAGCGATATCGTTGTTGTGGGGTCAACCTGCGGGGTTGAACACCAAGTTCCGCTTCGATCACGATCGGCCGGACCATCTCATCCGGTCATTTAGATATCCGACGCGACACAACGCGACCGAATCTGCTGGTCAATTACTTTAATAAAGCAAGCGTGCAAGGTCAAATCCAAATAAATAAGCCGTATATAAAATATGCTAGAGAGTCCCATTGGAAAGAATATTGAGATTCTAAAAATCCTTCCATTCATCATCCCAATCACTAGATTTCTTGGGGTCAGAGGCAGCCTTTGTCTGCGTCTGAACAGGGGGCGTATGCAAGGCTGAAGTTTGCGGTGAGTATGCACCTGTACCGCGATATTCGGTAAACAAGTCGTCATCGTCAGCATCATATAAACCAGATGATTCGCCCATGTCATTCGGACTGGTCAAAGAAAGTGAACCATAACCAGATCGAGAAGGGCCTGCGACGCGATCTTTTACCGTACCAACAACGCCACCAACAGTGTCCACTACATCCACTCCAAACTGGTTCTTTGACCACTCATTAGCCGCACCACCAACCATCGCGGCTTTCTTTTGAGCCTCGGTCATATAGCCCATGACGCTTGCCTGAAAGTTGGGATCGGTAACTTTTTCTACACCCGGTTGGATGACATTCTCTGCGACAACCCTGGAGGCACCGGCAACTGCTGCAGCAAAAAGGGACCATCCCTTGCTGATAGCCGCCACCGGATTTTCTTGTAATTCGCTGAGACTTGGAGCGTTGGCTGATGAAAGACCGTATGCAGGATTCTGATTGCTCGGGGGCGTCGGTGTGCTTCCAAAGCCAGTATAGCGACCACCTTGAGATGGAGGCAGATCATCGGGCCGACTTTCGTTTGCTTTCCCCAGACTGGCGAAATAGTTCTCGTTCATAGTTTTTTGATCGAGACCTTGGCTCGGAGTACTGTTTGGAGAACTTCGGAATGACGGAGCTGGGGAACCAGAGTCGCTCCGATTTGTCAATGTACGAGTTGACGCCCGCGATTTACGGAGGGCTTGAGCGGAAGGCGCTGGCGAAGCGGATCGGGAGCCTGCGCTAAAGTTGGCGGGCGGAGCGGAAGGTGACCAATCGCGACCCGCTAGCATAGCGTCCAACTGAATAGAAAGGTTAAAACACGTTGATAGCAAGACAAAAGGGGCAAGTAGCTTGAACATACCTTTTCTCGATACTGAGCTGCAGCCCAACAATGATACGTGTCATATGGACTGGCACCTGGCTTGTACCCTCCTTGGTCAGCGGGTTGGTAGGATTTCATGAAGTCTTTGAAGGAAAGATTCCCCCCCAGCTAAAATTAACGGCTTGAATCTGACAAACACACGGGAAGACTGTACGAGTGAGCATACCTGCATACGCCTGACCTGTTCGTCTTGCCATGTATCCATCGAGATCGATCTGACGAAACTAGATAGAAGACGACATGAACAACAAGGCGATGGGTGGGTGATATTAAGCTAGCCTAATGTGGACCCCGAACCCACGATGTACGCCCGCGCACTGGAGACAAATGAAGATGGCGAAACTAGACGATAGATGAGCGATGAGAGAGGGTTTGAGTTTGTGTGTCGATACCTACCTGAGAGAAGCCCATTGAGGATTAGGATTTGAACAGTCTGCGCAAGATTTGTTGTGGAGGTCCTCTCGCTTGGAGAGCTCGCTGAGTATTTTCTTAGCAGCCACCTGGTCGGCCATGGGTGTACACTGTAACCTGTAAGCTGAAAGCAGCAGCGGGCCCGGCAGCGACGGCACGAAATGAATCCGCTGCGATCACGTGGTCAAAAGCGGTGCACCCAAAGTACTGGGTTTGGTCTCTGCTGCTCTTGGTGGGCAGCCTGTGCCCAGTTCTGCTCGGCGAGAACAGGGGTGGAGGACGGTGTATAAAGACACGCAGGGCGACGCGCAGACACGGCGGGGTCGCACGGTGAGTGGGAGTCCCAGAAGAGCGGGCGCGCCCAAGGCCTCGGTACTGGGCGGGGGATTCCCATGAACGCAGCACATGACATGTACGCCGGAGCGGCTTAATTAGGGCTGGGGCGCGTGTGTGGCTGTGCGGAACGACTTGGGACGAgtttttgtgtttcttgCATTCGTTTTATTCATTGTGCTGAACAGTGCTGGCAGTGAGCTCAAGGTTATTCAGGAAGCGATTTGAATTCACATCGACGACAACTCCTACAATTTCTGGTTTATGACACTAATCGTTTGATCTTGGCCTATTCCACTCTCTCGGGTCGCCTGCTTCCCCAAGTCTCTCCGCTCTCATCTACCACATTGTCTGGTCTACGTTCATCTTCTCTTTGGCCTCTTCTTGCGTGAGAATACGCTCGTCTTATATTTCTCCTCCGTGTCCGCTTTCCGGCTCTCAGCAGCTCATCCATAGCCACCATTCGTCTGTAGTGTTCTAGGCATCCGCTACTTGGGGTgctttccttttcaaaaCCATCACCAAGCCCCTTCTTTTGCTCTTCAACCTCCACCATGATACAGAGAACCGATCTCCGTCAACCCCAGTCCAGCGCTGCCGCCGCTTCTTCGTCTGCGAGGCAGGATGGCCCCGAAATCTGGGGCCAGTGGTCAGGCAGGAGGTCAGTGGCTCGCTGTAGCGTCGTTGTCAGACACAGCAGTTTCTAATGCCTCCCCCTTTCTCCATGTGTTCAGACATTACTCCCTTGAGGTTGTCCAGCATCCCCTGCGCGCCCGAATGTGCGGGTTCGGTGACAAAGTATGGGTCAGACTTGCTCCCACTTTTGGAGTTGCTAACAATCGTCTTCATTAGGATCGGAGGCCTTTAGCCCCTGCAGCAGTCGCCAAGATGATAGTTCGGAGAGAGGACGACTCaatcgtcgacgtcgagtGAGTGATCTCAAGCTCTGGCAGCTGTTCTAAACTgaatatcttttttttttcgtctgAATTGCAGTGAAGTTGACAGTTCGTTCTTCTTGGTAACCGTTGACTTATGGTCAGCGGATGGAAAACACGAAATGAATCTCGTTCTTCATCCATCTGCTACAGACCGTTATGTACCCTCTCACTTGTCGTCCAAGAGTAAACGACGAGGTACGAATGATTCTGCTCCTGCATCCCGACTATCTGGAAATCAAACTCCAGGAGGGCGCACAACCCCCACCCCTTCTCAGTATCGCCCTGGGGACCAGGTTAGACTGAAACATGACTGTCATCCTCCAACAAATTCTGATTACCATTATAGACGGGCAGTTCCACACCATCGTTAGGCGCCCACACTTCATATGTAGGCCAACCATATTATGGGCCTCAGCCACCAAGTGATGGTGTCAACTACTCTCAGGGAGCGCAGTATgcccaacagcaacagccagATACCTCCAGCTGGAGCTATACCTCCCAGGTGGATCGCAGCGCAAGCTTCCCTCCTCCAGTACTTCCTTCGATTCATTCCTTCGGTCGGTCCAACAGCACCGCGTCGACAGACACATGGCACTCCGAGTCTGAACCCACGATTCTCCCATACCGACCATGGAATCCAGACGCAAGCTACACTGCCCCAGAACACCACGTCGACCCAGCTCTTCGAACGCCATCGTCAACCACAGAAACGCGCGATCAAACGGGGTGGTCCCAGTCAAATACATAtaattcctcttcttcgaaTCCCGAGACGGAACAAAGCGTATATGGTCACGCCCCTTACCACCAAGGCCAGCATACTCCCTATGCCCAATATCCTCAACCAGCACCGGGTTCTCCAGTTCCTTCACATGCCGCAGCCGTCAACTCATCAACCCCTCGACAACCCTACTATACCCGTACCTTAGTTGGACCTCTGTCGGCAAATGCATGTCGTTTGCTTGATGAACACCGGAAGCCTGGgattttcttcctcttccaagATCTTTCAGTCCGTACGGAAGGTCAGTTACCGACCCATTCTCACCTTGAAAAAATTTGTTTCTTACGCCCTCTTTACTCGCTTAAGGCTCATTTCGTCTGAGAATGCGTCTCATGAACGTTGGAGCGTGAGTTCATATAAACCTTACTGACGCCGTTACAAAAATAATTGATATCATTCTCTAAAATAGTCCCCCCGCGCCGGAGATAGGGGCTCAACGTGTTCACAACGACGTTTCTCCTGTGCTTGCACAAACATTTACTGAGCAATTCACCGTCTTTTCAGCGAAGAGATTTCCTGGTGTGCCAGGTATGTGATTCACATGTATTAATGTAATATAGTTCACTCTTATATACCTCACTTCCCCTCCCCAGATACTACTGCACTCTCCATCGCGTTCGGCAACCAAGGCCAGAAACTACCTTTGGTACGTCGTATATGctacttttttttgcctGGACGtactctctctctctgaCATGCGTCCTGATGATTCCTTCAGCGAAATCGGCACGGGTCCAACAAACGTCGGCGACGAGGTGATTCGGAATCagatgatgattctgatgGGGCGTAGAAGTAAATTTTGTCACTGCTATATCGAGAACTCATGATTTGCATTTCGATTCCTTAATACGCTTCCCTATTTTCGCCCGTTCCTGTTCCAACGTTATCGCTGTGTTTTCGTAG
The sequence above is a segment of the Psilocybe cubensis strain MGC-MH-2018 chromosome 4, whole genome shotgun sequence genome. Coding sequences within it:
- a CDS encoding Velvet complex subunit B — protein: MIQRTDLRQPQSSAAAASSSARQDGPEIWGQWSGRRHYSLEVVQHPLRARMCGFGDKDRRPLAPAAVAKMIVRREDDSIVDVDEVDSSFFLVTVDLWSADGKHEMNLVLHPSATDRYVPSHLSSKSKRRGTNDSAPASRLSGNQTPGGRTTPTPSQYRPGDQVRLKHDCAHTSYVGQPYYGPQPPSDGVNYSQGAQYAQQQQPDTSSWSYTSQVDRSASFPPPVLPSIHSFGRSNSTASTDTWHSESEPTILPYRPWNPDASYTAPEHHVDPALRTPSSTTETRDQTGWSQSNTYNSSSSNPETEQSVYGHAPYHQGQHTPYAQYPQPAPGSPVPSHAAAVNSSTPRQPYYTRTLVGPLSANACRLLDEHRKPGIFFLFQDLSVRTEGSFRLRMRLMNVGAPPAPEIGAQRVHNDVSPVLAQTFTEQFTVFSAKRFPGVPDTTALSIAFGNQGQKLPLRNRHGSNKRRRRGDSESDDDSDGA
- a CDS encoding ADP-ribosylation factor GTPase-activating protein GCS1, encoding MADQVAAKKILSELSKREDLHNKSCADCSNPNPQWASLSFAIFICLQCAGVHRGFVRSISMDTWQDEQVRRMQLGGNLSFKDFMKSYQPADQGGYKPGASPYDTYHCWAAAQYREKLDAMLAGRDWSPSAPPANFSAGSRSASPAPSAQALRKSRASTRTLTNRSDSGSPAPSFRSSPNSTPSQGLDQKTMNENYFASLGKANESRPDDLPPSQGGRYTGFGSTPTPPSNQNPAYGLSSANAPSLSELQENPVAAISKGWSLFAAAVAGASRVVAENVIQPGVEKVTDPNFQASVMGYMTEAQKKAAMVGGAANEWSKNQFGVDVVDTVGGVVGTVKDRVAGPSRSGYGSLSLTSPNDMGESSGLYDADDDDLFTEYRGTGAYSPQTSALHTPPVQTQTKAASDPKKSSDWDDEWKDF